Proteins from a genomic interval of Rhizobium leguminosarum:
- the tnpA gene encoding IS66-like element accessory protein TnpA, which produces MTLDNLKGSGGLRAVKVLPNGKRRFDPVEKDRLIDAAMKPGVSVARLALAHGVNANQLRNWVKLRRDRQAQGSLTAAAGQETSAFVPVVAASPIARQPDMPARPSSAGMRLMASLPNGVRLELEDVDERALSAMIEILGRCNVPAG; this is translated from the coding sequence ATGACATTGGATAACTTGAAGGGCTCAGGGGGTCTTCGGGCAGTGAAGGTTCTTCCCAACGGGAAGCGGCGTTTCGATCCGGTCGAGAAAGACCGGCTGATCGACGCCGCAATGAAGCCCGGCGTATCGGTTGCCCGTCTGGCACTGGCGCACGGCGTCAACGCCAATCAGTTACGCAACTGGGTGAAGCTTCGCCGAGATCGGCAGGCCCAGGGTAGTTTGACGGCTGCTGCAGGGCAGGAAACGTCGGCCTTTGTTCCTGTGGTTGCAGCGTCGCCGATTGCGCGGCAGCCCGACATGCCGGCCCGGCCATCATCGGCAGGAATGCGGCTGATGGCGTCTTTGCCAAATGGTGTGCGGCTTGAGCTTGAGGATGTGGATGAGCGGGCTCTTTCGGCGATGATCGAAATTCTGGGGCGGTGCAATGTTCCGGCTGGCTGA
- the tnpB gene encoding IS66 family insertion sequence element accessory protein TnpB (TnpB, as the term is used for proteins encoded by IS66 family insertion elements, is considered an accessory protein, since TnpC, encoded by a neighboring gene, is a DDE family transposase.): MFRLADDLRVYLHRDPIDFRAGINSLAILVEQSMGLSPFERAVFVFCNRRRTRMKLLFFERSGFVLVLKALSEDRFRWPRREAPVVTLDTEQLRWLLDGIDLDAMVRHPVRQYEFVG; this comes from the coding sequence ATGTTCCGGCTGGCTGACGATCTTCGCGTCTATCTTCACCGGGACCCGATCGACTTTCGTGCGGGGATCAACAGCCTGGCGATCCTGGTCGAGCAGTCGATGGGCCTGAGCCCGTTCGAGCGTGCTGTCTTTGTCTTTTGCAACCGCCGGCGCACCCGGATGAAGCTCCTGTTCTTCGAGCGGTCAGGGTTCGTGCTTGTATTGAAAGCCTTGTCCGAAGACCGGTTTCGCTGGCCCCGCCGCGAGGCGCCGGTCGTGACGCTCGATACCGAACAGTTGCGCTGGCTGCTTGACGGCATCGATCTCGACGCGATGGTGCGCCATCCTGTTCGGCAATATGAGTTTGTCGGCTGA